One genomic window of Methanoculleus horonobensis includes the following:
- a CDS encoding DEAD/DEAH box helicase — translation MNIEEQNSVSRTEALKKLKTQFIQGDLEVEQLAKEAVSEPQRFRGIAGSGKTHILCQKAAYMHCQWPDLQIVYTFFTRSLYEYIEYWVRFYCRMNGGDFDPHDPNSTLKVLHAWGSAGKMGFYRTLCNHYDIDFFSPDQLKEDQNQRLLPNEVFAKACKSFLQLHESKNFPVDPLFDAILIDEGQDFVIDQEDLLYQGKQPFFWMAYQSLRPVDCENPKKRRLIWAYDEYQNTSSVKIPSSKEIFGEDFTLRKSVIMRKCYRTPAPILMAAHAIGMGLYFREGMLAGPTTKGEWNALGYDVQGEFKSNHRVTISRPKEYAANIIPDLWEGPLVDLQLFDRREEEFSFIARSIHRDLTLYGLCPEDILVVSLNSRSNNDVRSIAKELMDRDIDTYISSASGKNKLDLGRNPDTFSETNCVTVSGINRVKGNEGNMVYILGLDTIARNDESIPLRNSLFVALTRARAWVTLTGSGRYPMYEEMRTILEHLRATNELTFIYKSKPKVAFDAGLEDELKSVSYQQILVYSDD, via the coding sequence GTGAACATTGAAGAACAAAACAGTGTATCTCGAACAGAGGCATTGAAAAAATTAAAAACACAATTTATTCAAGGCGACCTTGAAGTTGAACAATTAGCCAAAGAAGCAGTATCCGAGCCACAGAGGTTTCGCGGCATAGCAGGTTCAGGGAAGACCCACATCCTCTGCCAGAAGGCAGCGTACATGCATTGTCAGTGGCCGGACCTCCAGATCGTATATACCTTTTTCACGCGTTCTCTCTACGAATACATCGAGTATTGGGTGCGGTTTTACTGCCGGATGAATGGTGGTGATTTTGATCCGCATGACCCCAATAGCACGCTAAAGGTACTTCACGCATGGGGGAGCGCTGGCAAGATGGGCTTCTATCGAACCCTCTGTAACCATTATGATATCGACTTCTTTTCTCCCGATCAGCTCAAGGAGGATCAAAATCAGCGCTTACTCCCAAATGAAGTGTTTGCAAAGGCATGCAAAAGTTTTCTACAGTTACACGAGAGTAAAAACTTCCCTGTAGACCCCCTCTTCGATGCTATACTCATTGATGAAGGCCAAGACTTCGTTATCGACCAAGAAGACCTTCTTTATCAGGGGAAACAGCCTTTCTTCTGGATGGCATATCAATCCCTGCGCCCAGTTGACTGTGAAAACCCGAAGAAGAGGCGGTTAATTTGGGCATACGATGAATACCAGAATACCAGTAGCGTCAAGATCCCGTCATCAAAAGAGATATTTGGAGAGGATTTCACTCTTCGTAAGAGTGTTATCATGCGCAAATGCTACCGGACGCCCGCCCCTATCCTCATGGCTGCACATGCAATAGGGATGGGTCTCTATTTCCGTGAAGGCATGCTTGCCGGTCCGACCACGAAGGGCGAGTGGAACGCACTCGGTTACGATGTGCAAGGGGAGTTTAAGAGTAACCATCGAGTAACGATCTCCCGTCCAAAAGAGTATGCGGCAAATATCATTCCTGATCTCTGGGAGGGGCCTCTCGTTGATCTCCAACTCTTTGATAGGCGGGAGGAAGAATTTTCTTTCATAGCGCGCTCAATACACCGTGATCTAACCCTCTATGGGCTCTGTCCTGAAGATATTCTGGTGGTATCCCTGAACAGCAGGTCGAACAATGACGTACGCAGCATCGCAAAAGAGCTCATGGATCGTGATATTGACACATATATCTCGTCAGCTTCCGGGAAAAACAAACTTGATCTCGGTCGAAACCCGGACACATTCTCTGAGACAAACTGCGTCACGGTGTCGGGCATCAATAGGGTAAAGGGAAATGAAGGGAACATGGTCTATATCCTCGGACTTGATACCATTGCCCGAAATGATGAGAGCATTCCCTTGCGAAACAGCCTCTTCGTCGCGTTGACCCGAGCCCGGGCATGGGTGACTCTCACAGGATCGGGCCGGTATCCAATGTATGAAGAGATGCGAACTATTCTCGAACATCTCCGAGCCACAAATGAACTCACTTTCATCTACAAGAGTAAACCGAAGGTTGCGTTCGATGCCGGCCTTGAGGATGAACTGAAGAGTGTGTCATACCAGCAGATATTGGTCTATTCCGATGATTGA